The following are encoded in a window of Musa acuminata AAA Group cultivar baxijiao unplaced genomic scaffold, Cavendish_Baxijiao_AAA HiC_scaffold_457, whole genome shotgun sequence genomic DNA:
- the LOC135659697 gene encoding cytochrome f has protein sequence MQNKNTFSWVKEEMTRSISVSIMIYVITRASISNAYPIFAQQGYENPREATGRIVCANCHLANKPVDIEVPQAVLPDTVFEAVVRIPYDKQLKQVLANGKKGTLNVGAVLILPDGFELAPLDRISPELKEKIGNLSFQSYRPNKRNIIVIGPVPGQKYSEIVFPILSPDPATKKDVHFLKYPIYVGGNRGRGQIYPDGSKSNNTVYNATSAGIVSRIVRKEKGGYEITIVDASDGHQVVDIIPPGPELLVSEGESIKLDQPLTSNPNVGGFGQGDAEIVLQDPLRVQGLLFFLASVILAQVFLVLKKKQFEKVQLYEMNF, from the coding sequence atgcaaaataaaaatactttttcttgggtAAAGGAAGAGATGACTCGATCCATTTCTGTATCGATCATGATATATGTAATAACTCGGGCATCTATTTCAAATGCATATCCCATTTTTGCGCAGCAGGGTTATGAAAACCCGCGAGAAGCAACGGGACGAATTGTATGTGCCAATTGCCATTTAGCTAATAAACCCGTGGATATTGAAGTTCCGCAAGCTGTGCTTCCTGATACTGTATTTGAAGCAGTTGTTCGAATCCCTTATGATAAGCAACTGAAACAAGTTCTTGCTAATGGTAAAAAGGGGACTTTGAATGTGGGGGCTGTTCTCATTTTACCCGACGGATTCGAATTAGCCCCCCTTGATCGTATTTCTCCTGAGTTGAAAGAAAAGATAGGAAATCTGTCTTTTCAGAGTTATCGTCCcaacaaaagaaatattattgtgATAGGTCCTGTTCCCGGTCAGAAATATAGTGAAATCGTCTTTCCCATTCTTTCCCCCGACCCTGCTACGAAGAAAGACGTTCACTTCTTAAAATATCCCATATACGTAGGTGGGAACAGAGGAAGGGGTCAGATTTATCCTGATGGTAGCAAAAGTAACAATACAGTCTATAATGCTACATCAGCAGGTATAGTAAGCAGAATAGTACGTAAAGAAAAAGGGGGATATGAAATAACCATAGTTGATGCATCGGATGGACATCAAGTGGTTGATATTATACCTCCAGGACCAGAACTTCTTGTTTCAGAGGGTGAATCCATCAAGCTTGATCAACCATTAACAAGCAATCCCAATGTGGGAGGCTTTGGTCAGGGAGATGCAGAAATAGTGCTTCAAGACCCATTACGGGTCCAaggtcttttgttcttcttggcatctgttattttggcacaagtttttttggttcttaaaaagaaacagtttgaaaaggttcaattgtacgaaatgaatttctag